From a region of the Helicobacter hepaticus ATCC 51449 genome:
- a CDS encoding HP0495 family protein, with amino-acid sequence MNLDLHKPHITYPCQWEYRIIGESEERLKHLIFELMPREYELHFGKTSAQGRFVSLYVKLEVQSEEERNNIFMRLKKSKEVKMIL; translated from the coding sequence ATGAATTTAGATTTGCACAAACCTCATATTACTTATCCTTGTCAATGGGAATATCGTATTATTGGAGAAAGTGAAGAGCGATTAAAACATTTGATTTTTGAGTTAATGCCGCGCGAATATGAATTGCATTTTGGTAAGACTTCCGCACAAGGGCGATTTGTGAGTTTGTATGTGAAACTTGAAGTCCAAAGCGAAGAAGAGCGCAATAATATTTTTATGCGCTTGAAAAAAAGCAAAGAAGTAAAGATGATTCTTTAG
- a CDS encoding DUF507 family protein, which produces MRLKLQHAPYIANKISIDLGNSQYITLLAPIQNIAQSALECLQENIQKELAIDERVREILEERSDEIEDFGMDERELFRMCKRQVANEQNFYLAWEERCSDISHQILSSLDTHKLIAFEVSETLIKNIIFKAINEYSKIYDKAEEAVIDKLKKYKRKLIYGTEEYEIVFSKLYEEELRKRGLL; this is translated from the coding sequence ATGAGACTAAAACTTCAGCACGCGCCCTATATAGCTAATAAAATCAGTATTGATTTAGGCAATTCTCAATATATTACACTTCTTGCACCTATTCAAAATATTGCCCAAAGTGCCCTTGAGTGCCTTCAAGAAAATATCCAAAAAGAGCTAGCCATTGATGAAAGAGTGCGCGAAATCCTTGAAGAAAGAAGTGATGAAATTGAAGATTTTGGTATGGACGAACGAGAGCTTTTTAGAATGTGTAAGCGTCAGGTAGCAAATGAACAAAATTTTTATCTTGCGTGGGAAGAGCGTTGTAGTGATATATCACATCAGATTCTTAGTAGTTTAGATACCCATAAACTAATTGCATTCGAGGTATCTGAAACTCTTATTAAAAATATTATTTTTAAAGCAATTAATGAATATTCTAAAATCTATGATAAAGCCGAAGAAGCAGTTATTGATAAACTTAAAAAATACAAACGAAAGCTTATTTATGGAACAGAAGAATATGAGATTGTTTTTAGCAAACTTTATGAGGAAGAGCTACGCAAACGAGGACTTTTATGA
- a CDS encoding transglycosylase domain-containing protein yields the protein MWHRIKHSLFVIAIIVGIGAGAYLIKLFYEVESEVSKITNYQFALASQIVDRKDRLIANVFTDENFRFYATFDEIPPRVIEALLAVEDTLFFEHIGINPDAISRAMLKNIKSMRYVEGGSTLTQQLIKNIALSPEKTLKRKITEAMLAIHIERHLSKEKILELYLNRISFGHSYHGIKTAALGYFHKSLNELTLKEICMLVGLPKAPSFYDPTKNKEYSMARANDIIDRLYDIGWISTEEYENANKEVPEVFNQTLTQNVAPYVVDEVLRELAHIEDLKTGGYYIRLKIDLDYQLAAQEAMAYGYDEINKRLHERYPKMFENGDLNDDTLNGAMVVTDTHTGDILAMVGGIDYVKTKFNRATQAKRQLGSSIKPFIYQTAFDRGDSPATFVPDVPRKFATKGAAEAASEATQEETESKVWSPSNYTSKFHGFMTLKDALRTSSNLATINLVDQNIGFNNVYASLKQDGFENLPENMSIVLGSFELSPLEVAQQYSMFSNYGTILKPMLIESTINKSGENVYNSPEQTRHITTAAQAFLTIDILRDVVNRGTGSRARIVGLEVAGKTGTSNRNVDAWFCGFTPDVQAIVWYGRDDNTPIGPHESGGIVAPPAFAYFFSKVLTFDPGISRRFKVPEGVGLKTLDYGDFYFTENSPLPTKRPVVDIDEELLF from the coding sequence ATGTGGCATAGAATAAAGCATAGTCTTTTTGTCATAGCTATTATTGTTGGAATAGGAGCAGGAGCATACCTTATCAAGCTTTTTTATGAGGTTGAGTCTGAAGTGAGTAAAATTACAAATTACCAATTTGCTCTTGCCTCACAGATAGTTGATAGAAAAGATAGACTTATTGCAAATGTTTTTACTGATGAAAACTTTAGATTCTATGCAACTTTTGATGAGATACCGCCACGTGTGATTGAAGCACTGCTTGCAGTAGAAGATACGCTTTTTTTTGAACACATAGGCATAAATCCTGATGCAATTTCGCGTGCTATGCTTAAAAACATTAAAAGTATGCGTTATGTGGAGGGAGGCAGCACACTTACCCAACAGCTTATTAAAAATATTGCACTTAGTCCAGAAAAAACGCTTAAGCGTAAAATCACAGAAGCAATGCTTGCTATTCATATTGAACGACATTTGAGCAAAGAGAAAATTTTGGAACTTTATTTAAATCGTATTTCATTTGGGCATAGTTATCACGGCATTAAAACAGCGGCTTTGGGGTATTTCCATAAGAGTTTAAATGAGCTCACATTAAAAGAGATTTGTATGCTTGTAGGGCTTCCTAAAGCACCAAGTTTTTATGACCCTACAAAAAATAAAGAATACTCAATGGCACGTGCTAATGACATTATTGATAGACTTTATGATATTGGTTGGATATCTACGGAAGAATATGAAAATGCAAACAAAGAAGTGCCAGAAGTCTTTAACCAAACACTTACCCAAAATGTTGCTCCGTATGTTGTTGATGAAGTATTACGTGAGTTAGCTCATATTGAAGATTTAAAAACAGGTGGATATTATATTAGGCTTAAGATTGACTTAGATTATCAGCTTGCGGCACAAGAAGCAATGGCATATGGCTATGATGAAATTAATAAACGTCTTCACGAGCGTTATCCTAAAATGTTTGAAAATGGGGATTTAAATGATGATACACTTAATGGCGCAATGGTTGTTACAGATACGCACACAGGCGATATTTTAGCAATGGTAGGTGGCATAGATTATGTAAAAACAAAATTTAATCGTGCCACTCAAGCTAAAAGACAGCTCGGCAGTTCTATAAAACCTTTTATTTATCAAACTGCATTTGATAGGGGAGATTCTCCTGCTACTTTTGTTCCTGATGTGCCTCGCAAATTTGCAACAAAAGGTGCAGCAGAAGCCGCCTCTGAAGCCACTCAAGAAGAGACAGAATCTAAAGTATGGAGTCCTTCAAACTATACAAGTAAATTTCACGGATTTATGACGCTTAAAGATGCCTTACGCACATCAAGCAATCTTGCTACAATTAATCTTGTGGATCAAAATATAGGTTTTAATAATGTTTATGCTTCGCTTAAGCAAGATGGTTTTGAAAATCTCCCAGAGAATATGTCTATTGTGCTTGGCAGTTTTGAGCTCTCGCCGCTTGAAGTTGCGCAGCAGTATTCAATGTTTTCAAATTATGGCACAATTCTTAAGCCTATGCTTATAGAATCTACCATTAATAAAAGTGGCGAGAATGTGTATAACTCTCCTGAGCAGACGCGTCATATTACTACTGCTGCTCAAGCATTTTTAACTATTGATATTTTACGTGATGTTGTTAATCGTGGCACAGGTTCAAGGGCGCGCATTGTTGGTTTGGAGGTCGCAGGGAAAACAGGAACATCAAATCGCAATGTTGATGCGTGGTTTTGTGGATTCACTCCTGATGTCCAAGCGATTGTTTGGTATGGACGCGATGATAATACGCCTATAGGTCCTCACGAATCTGGTGGTATAGTCGCTCCTCCAGCATTTGCATATTTTTTCTCTAAAGTTTTAACCTTTGACCCGGGTATTTCAAGACGTTTTAAAGTGCCAGAAGGTGTGGGGCTAAAGACTCTTGATTATGGAGATTTTTATTTTACAGAAAATTCACCATTGCCAACTAAAAGACCTGTGGTTGATATTGATGAGGAACTTTTATTTTAG
- the carA gene encoding glutamine-hydrolyzing carbamoyl-phosphate synthase small subunit translates to MSILKEAYLYFANGLFFKAQSFGSDGTFVGEVVFNTSMSGYQEVITDPSYSGQFIVFSMPEIGIVGVNNQDSESPRAACTGVILSSYNDFVSNFRSEQSLSTYLKEHNIMGICGVDTRNLIKMLTTQGAMMMIASTQITQESELKASLSRTPPIQDINFIKEVSTKTSYVHTDSTFDFTHFAYGTSPNFKAKVVAIDFGAKRNILNELVAVGLEVEVIPHSFSAAEILSRFKAGEIQGVFLSNGPGDPLVLHNEIEQIKQLIQSDIPIFGICLGHQLLSIAHGFPTYKLKFGHHGSNHPIKNLQSGAVEITAQNHNYCVPESIAQIATITHRNLFDNTIEGVRYKDKPIFSVQHHPEASPGPREARILFEEFAKLCCK, encoded by the coding sequence ATGAGCATTCTTAAAGAAGCATATCTGTATTTTGCGAATGGATTATTCTTTAAGGCGCAAAGCTTTGGCAGTGATGGGACTTTTGTAGGTGAAGTTGTATTTAATACCTCTATGAGTGGTTATCAAGAAGTTATTACTGACCCAAGTTATTCAGGGCAGTTTATTGTTTTTAGTATGCCAGAGATTGGTATTGTGGGTGTAAATAACCAAGATAGCGAATCTCCCCGAGCCGCTTGCACAGGCGTTATTCTTTCTTCATACAATGATTTTGTCTCTAATTTTCGCTCCGAACAAAGCCTTAGCACATATCTTAAAGAACATAATATTATGGGCATATGTGGGGTGGATACACGCAATTTAATTAAAATGCTCACTACACAAGGCGCGATGATGATGATAGCTTCTACGCAAATTACTCAAGAGAGTGAGCTCAAAGCAAGTCTAAGTCGCACACCTCCTATCCAAGATATAAACTTTATAAAAGAAGTATCCACAAAAACATCTTATGTGCACACAGATTCTACATTTGATTTTACACATTTTGCTTATGGCACATCTCCAAACTTTAAGGCAAAAGTCGTTGCGATTGATTTTGGTGCAAAACGTAATATTCTTAATGAACTTGTAGCAGTGGGACTAGAGGTAGAGGTTATTCCCCATAGTTTTAGTGCAGCGGAAATTTTATCGCGTTTTAAAGCGGGGGAGATCCAAGGAGTTTTTTTATCTAATGGACCAGGTGATCCGTTGGTGTTACATAACGAGATTGAGCAAATTAAGCAGCTTATTCAATCAGATATTCCTATTTTTGGCATTTGTTTAGGACATCAGCTTCTTTCTATCGCACACGGCTTTCCTACATATAAACTAAAGTTTGGTCATCACGGAAGCAACCATCCTATTAAGAATCTCCAAAGCGGGGCAGTAGAAATTACAGCACAAAATCATAATTATTGTGTGCCAGAATCTATTGCACAAATTGCCACTATTACACATCGTAATTTATTTGATAATACGATTGAAGGCGTGCGCTACAAAGATAAACCTATATTTTCAGTGCAACATCACCCAGAGGCAAGTCCAGGACCAAGAGAAGCACGCATTCTTTTTGAAGAATTTGCCAAACTCTGTTGTAAATAA
- a CDS encoding MqnA/MqnD/SBP family protein: MRFGKISYINLLPFDVFVKKYPISWGFKKFLQLKKSYPARLNKDFLMRRIDAGFISSIAGYYPMRKNQVTKAGIISKGAVWSVIALPKANKDDYQSASSNALAKVLGINGEILIGDKALRYKLQGGSCVDLGEKWWEKHHLGFCFGRLCFNKNARFYTHLAKSFVRTRIKIPYYILQDRSAQSGVKQKDILAYLEHIHYCIGKKEELALRRFYTSLRLKNIKKPVRF, encoded by the coding sequence ATGCGTTTTGGTAAAATTTCTTATATCAATCTTTTGCCTTTTGATGTATTTGTTAAAAAATATCCCATATCGTGGGGATTTAAGAAATTTTTACAACTCAAAAAATCATATCCTGCGCGTTTGAATAAAGATTTTCTTATGCGGCGCATTGATGCTGGGTTTATTTCTTCAATCGCTGGGTATTATCCTATGCGCAAAAATCAGGTTACAAAAGCGGGAATCATCTCTAAAGGGGCAGTGTGGAGCGTGATAGCACTACCAAAAGCGAATAAAGATGATTATCAATCAGCCTCTTCTAATGCGCTAGCGAAAGTATTAGGCATTAATGGCGAGATTCTTATTGGAGATAAGGCATTACGCTATAAGCTTCAAGGTGGTAGTTGTGTTGATTTAGGAGAGAAATGGTGGGAGAAGCACCATTTGGGGTTTTGTTTTGGTAGATTATGTTTTAATAAAAATGCACGATTTTATACACATCTAGCAAAAAGTTTTGTGAGAACGCGTATAAAAATACCCTATTATATTTTGCAAGATAGATCTGCACAAAGTGGCGTAAAGCAAAAGGATATTTTAGCGTATTTAGAGCACATACATTATTGCATAGGCAAAAAAGAGGAATTAGCTTTGAGACGATTTTACACAAGTTTGCGTTTAAAAAATATTAAAAAACCTGTGCGTTTTTAG
- a CDS encoding acyl-CoA thioesterase — MSIYHVRVYFEDTDCGRIVYHTNYIKYCERARSELFFAQGAQPFENQSAFVLKKLEADFLASARLGDMLEVRSAIAQFKNVSVVLKQDIYRIYNALEQKECEEIIFKAYITLAFVDVERGKPCKIPSSMHKILGKLQE; from the coding sequence ATGAGCATATATCATGTAAGGGTGTATTTTGAAGATACAGATTGTGGGCGTATAGTTTATCATACTAATTATATTAAATATTGTGAGCGTGCGCGTAGCGAATTATTTTTTGCGCAAGGAGCACAACCTTTTGAGAATCAAAGTGCTTTTGTGCTTAAAAAACTTGAAGCAGATTTTCTTGCAAGTGCGCGTTTGGGTGATATGCTTGAGGTAAGAAGTGCCATAGCACAATTTAAAAATGTCTCTGTGGTCTTAAAACAGGATATTTATAGAATCTATAATGCGCTAGAGCAGAAAGAATGTGAAGAGATTATCTTTAAAGCATATATTACGCTTGCTTTTGTTGATGTTGAGCGTGGAAAGCCTTGCAAGATTCCTTCATCAATGCATAAGATTCTAGGTAAATTGCAGGAGTAG
- a CDS encoding methyl-accepting chemotaxis protein — protein MFGSSKALQRQIMERDAQIAEITKELETYKMLVGFSQVEAIIGIKDEEIVYKNDVASKIESLDILKSQLKEHIDSISHIRDEYSVTSARVGDIVYYSLVLLNHLTNNRTGTNLFNIYTKSLKEGITGTQESLQNVLTESNDVTKHSVKAAESAEDGLGMSTAALEQIETLYEKMQAASQLVDSLTQRSNEITSVISLIDDIAEQTNLLALNAAIEAARAGEHGRGFAVVADEVRKLAEKTQKATKEIAVVVKSMQQEANDIQTSTEETNEATDNVREGVVKLHGVINNLKLGSLITKHSTLNLSNRIFCVLAKLDHVVYKNNLYSYIFGLSDSFNCVDHHNCRLGKWYYEGDGKMAFANTQGYRALEAYHAGVHTEAISLAQTFADTNQSCSKTFIDSKIVAMEQNSNGVMDSILEMYNEKRVEVFDEIGRLENKMEEDKKNPQASIQLESHTESQSDESSNKEDLGD, from the coding sequence ATGTTTGGTTCCAGCAAAGCACTACAACGTCAAATAATGGAAAGAGATGCACAGATTGCAGAAATCACAAAAGAGCTTGAAACTTATAAAATGCTTGTAGGCTTTTCACAAGTAGAAGCAATTATTGGGATAAAAGACGAGGAGATTGTTTATAAAAATGATGTTGCCTCAAAAATAGAGAGTCTTGATATTTTAAAATCCCAATTAAAAGAACATATAGATAGTATAAGCCACATTCGTGATGAATACAGTGTAACAAGCGCACGCGTTGGTGATATTGTGTATTATTCACTTGTATTACTCAATCATTTAACAAATAATAGAACAGGTACAAATCTTTTTAATATTTATACAAAAAGCCTCAAAGAAGGTATAACAGGCACACAAGAATCATTACAAAACGTGCTTACAGAATCAAATGATGTTACTAAGCATTCAGTTAAAGCCGCAGAATCTGCAGAAGATGGATTAGGTATGAGCACTGCTGCATTGGAGCAAATTGAAACTTTATATGAAAAAATGCAAGCGGCTTCGCAACTTGTAGATTCTCTTACACAGCGTAGCAATGAGATTACAAGTGTTATTTCATTAATTGATGATATTGCTGAACAAACAAACTTACTTGCTCTTAATGCAGCAATAGAAGCGGCACGTGCAGGAGAACACGGAAGAGGATTTGCTGTTGTTGCAGATGAGGTACGAAAACTAGCAGAAAAAACACAAAAAGCTACAAAAGAAATAGCAGTTGTTGTAAAGTCAATGCAACAAGAAGCAAATGATATTCAAACAAGCACGGAAGAGACAAATGAAGCTACAGATAATGTGCGTGAGGGAGTTGTGAAACTTCACGGGGTGATTAATAACCTTAAGCTAGGCAGTCTTATTACAAAACACAGCACATTAAATTTGAGCAATAGAATCTTCTGTGTTTTGGCAAAACTTGACCACGTTGTGTATAAAAATAATCTTTATTCTTATATATTTGGCTTATCTGATAGCTTTAATTGTGTGGATCATCATAATTGCCGATTGGGCAAATGGTATTATGAGGGCGATGGTAAAATGGCATTTGCTAATACACAAGGCTACAGAGCTCTTGAGGCTTATCACGCAGGGGTTCATACAGAAGCTATTTCTTTGGCACAAACTTTTGCTGATACCAATCAATCTTGCTCTAAAACCTTTATTGATAGCAAGATTGTGGCAATGGAGCAAAATTCTAATGGTGTTATGGATTCTATCCTTGAGATGTATAATGAAAAACGTGTAGAAGTATTTGATGAAATTGGACGACTAGAAAACAAAATGGAAGAAGATAAGAAGAATCCACAAGCAAGTATTCAGCTAGAATCCCACACAGAATCTCAAAGTGATGAGTCCTCAAATAAAGAGGACTTAGGAGATTAG
- the aroB gene encoding 3-dehydroquinate synthase, which yields MSEILHIQTATSNYPIHIGILPHIEYAHKVLLVSNPKVAGLHLKYVLERIKAPEVYVCIVPDGEQYKDMKSIEYILECAFTHRLDRKSLMIALGGGVIGDMVGFASGIYQRGIDFIQIPTTLLAQVDASVGGKTGINNTFGKNLIGLFHQPKAVYIDPFMLSTLPKREFGAGVAEIIKMAVCFDEAFFILLQEQILSINDNDFLTRAIAKSVAIKAQVVNADEKEQGIRAALNYGHTFGHIIENLTQYSQFLHGEAVSIGMCMANALSCKLGLLTKEQKDAISALLERYDLPTHFYIQNALDFYEKFSLDKKSVNAKIMFVLPCGIGNVSLRNDVPKADVLDVLSSFSKDSGK from the coding sequence ATGAGCGAAATATTGCATATTCAAACTGCTACTTCAAACTATCCTATCCATATAGGCATACTTCCGCATATAGAATATGCTCATAAGGTATTACTTGTCTCAAATCCTAAAGTCGCTGGATTACATCTTAAGTATGTTTTAGAGCGTATTAAAGCCCCTGAAGTCTATGTGTGTATTGTCCCAGATGGCGAACAATATAAGGATATGAAAAGCATAGAATATATTCTTGAATGTGCATTTACTCATAGGCTTGATAGAAAATCTTTAATGATAGCACTTGGCGGTGGTGTCATAGGTGATATGGTAGGTTTTGCAAGCGGTATTTATCAGCGAGGGATTGATTTTATACAAATACCTACGACTTTACTTGCACAAGTTGATGCTTCTGTGGGCGGAAAAACGGGCATTAACAATACCTTTGGAAAGAATCTTATTGGACTTTTTCATCAACCAAAAGCAGTGTATATCGACCCATTTATGCTTTCTACTCTTCCAAAACGCGAATTTGGAGCAGGAGTGGCTGAAATAATTAAAATGGCAGTATGTTTTGATGAAGCATTTTTCATATTACTTCAAGAGCAGATCCTAAGTATTAATGATAATGACTTTCTCACTCGTGCCATAGCCAAAAGTGTGGCGATTAAGGCACAAGTAGTCAATGCCGATGAAAAAGAGCAAGGCATTCGTGCAGCTCTTAATTATGGGCATACTTTCGGGCATATTATTGAGAATCTTACGCAATATTCGCAATTTTTACACGGCGAAGCAGTAAGTATAGGTATGTGTATGGCAAATGCACTCTCTTGTAAGCTTGGACTTTTAACAAAAGAGCAAAAAGATGCAATCAGTGCCCTTTTGGAGCGCTATGATTTGCCTACACACTTTTATATTCAAAACGCATTAGATTTTTATGAAAAATTTTCTTTAGATAAAAAAAGTGTTAATGCGAAAATTATGTTTGTATTGCCTTGTGGGATTGGTAATGTGAGTTTGCGCAATGATGTGCCAAAAGCTGATGTGCTTGATGTTTTATCATCTTTTAGTAAGGATAGTGGCAAGTGA
- a CDS encoding COG3400 family protein, giving the protein MKKTLIIGQGRIAKIFLDTILDKYFSNDYYVVVSKDMCFIPDRVPSSFEFHTFDYTSAYRISQIISDEIVNVFLILDDENEILGTYELLREINKKVRIVISLRLEKHTQSMQNDKNLIILDEEMIITNKFIERLPNIPLIPRSFGLGQGEIMEVGIPTGSIFAYRHIGSIQQKKWRIVGIYRQGELLLSSHSLIIQPNDSLLIAGNPKVLNDVYMQIKSDIGQFPVPFGRDIFLYLDMSLSNKHRIWNDVQNALFLNNNLKNNKLFIYILNPSHFDLLDSIKALESKRVEVRIDYTNASFIQRIAQDAQKRFGLIIINQDIFASRKNRRVLFELSIPVLKTGWEHISECKKSFVMLSENMGDAENVASVVFDISKQLNLEVDVYDYDTDASYHNDIVQSYEELSRIFERKMNIIQTDSKNPILYLRDSFVPYLCFVPFEHNIAKTKTFSFISTDVYKIVSMNNKNPQIFIPLPKELK; this is encoded by the coding sequence GTGAAAAAAACTCTTATTATTGGACAAGGCAGAATTGCAAAAATTTTTCTTGATACAATTTTAGATAAATATTTTAGCAATGACTATTATGTTGTTGTGTCAAAAGATATGTGCTTTATCCCTGATAGAGTGCCAAGCTCTTTTGAATTTCACACTTTTGATTATACATCTGCATACAGAATCTCACAGATAATAAGCGATGAGATTGTTAATGTTTTTCTTATCCTTGATGATGAAAATGAGATTCTAGGAACTTATGAGTTGCTTCGAGAGATTAATAAGAAAGTGCGTATTGTTATTTCGCTTAGATTAGAAAAACACACTCAATCTATGCAAAATGATAAAAATCTTATTATTCTTGATGAGGAAATGATTATTACGAATAAATTTATTGAACGATTGCCAAATATTCCTCTTATCCCGCGTAGTTTTGGTTTGGGGCAAGGCGAGATAATGGAGGTTGGTATCCCCACAGGAAGTATTTTTGCATATCGGCATATCGGCTCTATTCAGCAGAAAAAATGGCGCATTGTAGGCATATATAGACAAGGAGAACTTCTTTTAAGTTCGCATTCTTTAATTATTCAGCCCAACGATAGTCTTCTTATTGCAGGAAATCCAAAAGTGCTCAATGATGTGTATATGCAGATTAAAAGTGATATAGGGCAGTTTCCAGTGCCGTTTGGACGCGATATATTTTTGTATTTGGATATGTCGCTTTCAAATAAACATAGAATTTGGAATGATGTGCAAAATGCACTTTTTTTAAATAATAATCTTAAAAATAATAAACTCTTTATTTATATCCTCAACCCCTCTCATTTTGACTTGCTTGATAGTATCAAAGCTTTAGAATCTAAACGTGTTGAGGTAAGGATAGATTATACAAATGCAAGTTTTATCCAACGAATCGCCCAAGATGCGCAAAAACGTTTTGGACTTATTATTATCAATCAAGATATTTTTGCCTCACGTAAAAATCGTCGAGTGCTTTTTGAACTCTCAATCCCTGTGCTCAAAACAGGTTGGGAACACATAAGTGAGTGCAAAAAAAGTTTTGTTATGTTAAGCGAAAATATGGGCGATGCTGAAAATGTCGCTTCTGTTGTTTTTGATATTTCTAAGCAGCTAAATTTAGAGGTTGATGTATATGATTATGATACTGATGCGTCCTACCACAATGATATAGTGCAAAGCTATGAAGAGCTTTCACGTATTTTTGAACGTAAGATGAATATTATCCAAACAGATTCTAAGAATCCTATTTTATATTTGCGAGATAGTTTTGTACCTTATTTATGTTTTGTGCCATTTGAGCACAATATCGCAAAAACTAAGACTTTTTCTTTTATTTCCACAGATGTGTATAAAATTGTCTCAATGAATAATAAAAATCCTCAAATTTTTATCCCTCTTCCCAAAGAACTTAAATAA
- a CDS encoding sodium-dependent transporter, with protein MNNFSKIGFILATLGSSIGLGHIWRFPYMAGENGGSAFVIFYLILSICIGVPMLLAEMLLGNKARSNPMDNYVVLHTLNSLPLNTAQNEHNYINKDSNKSLMWLGINAIAGPIILSFYAVVLGWIIYYLIFVSFHLPNNLNQAKAIFDEIRAHSLLYQTLCFGIIIALTAFIVARGIKRGIERLNLILMPLLFLIFIGLLLYAMTLPEFEKAWHFMFNFQPHNMSAKTILDSLGQVFFSLSLGVGTIAVYAASAQQNENLFKSALWVVISGIIVSIIAGLMIFTFIYHFQGQPSQGPGLLLVSLPLAFQTLGESGKIISMLFFIAILFAGITSTISMLEPGVSILRDKFTFSQAKASYLLSFGVFILGFLVILWANDEISLPSIFGKRLFDTLEFITSSFLMPLGMLITLVFLGWGIKKAYLRHWTGYLNNTLFEIWHKIICIIAPSVILIILLSQYIDIIGFINSIFV; from the coding sequence ATGAATAATTTTAGCAAGATAGGTTTTATTTTGGCAACTTTAGGAAGCTCTATTGGGCTAGGACATATATGGAGATTTCCCTATATGGCTGGAGAAAACGGCGGTAGTGCATTTGTTATTTTTTATCTTATTCTCTCAATATGTATTGGAGTGCCTATGCTTTTAGCTGAAATGCTACTTGGCAATAAAGCACGAAGTAATCCTATGGATAATTATGTCGTGCTTCACACATTAAACTCTCTTCCTCTCAATACTGCACAAAATGAACATAATTATATTAATAAAGATTCAAACAAATCACTTATGTGGCTTGGGATAAATGCAATAGCAGGTCCTATAATACTAAGCTTTTATGCAGTAGTGCTAGGCTGGATTATATATTATTTAATATTTGTCAGTTTTCATCTTCCAAACAATCTTAATCAAGCAAAAGCTATTTTTGATGAGATAAGAGCTCATTCTCTTCTGTATCAAACGCTTTGTTTTGGCATCATCATTGCACTTACTGCTTTTATAGTAGCGCGGGGAATTAAACGTGGGATTGAACGACTTAATCTTATACTTATGCCTCTTTTGTTTTTAATATTCATCGGGCTTTTATTATATGCGATGACTTTACCAGAGTTTGAAAAAGCGTGGCATTTTATGTTTAATTTCCAACCTCACAATATGAGCGCAAAAACCATTTTAGATTCTCTAGGGCAAGTGTTTTTCTCACTCTCACTCGGAGTAGGTACAATCGCAGTATATGCAGCAAGTGCGCAGCAAAATGAAAATCTCTTTAAAAGCGCTTTATGGGTGGTGATAAGTGGTATTATTGTCTCAATTATAGCTGGATTGATGATTTTTACTTTTATCTATCATTTTCAAGGGCAACCAAGTCAAGGTCCCGGGCTTCTACTCGTTTCGCTTCCGTTAGCATTTCAAACTTTAGGCGAGAGTGGTAAAATAATCAGTATGCTATTTTTCATAGCCATACTTTTTGCTGGGATTACTTCTACAATTTCTATGCTTGAGCCGGGTGTAAGTATCTTGCGAGATAAATTTACTTTCTCTCAAGCAAAAGCTTCGTATTTATTAAGTTTTGGTGTTTTTATTCTTGGCTTTTTAGTTATTTTATGGGCAAATGATGAAATATCACTCCCAAGCATATTTGGCAAAAGACTTTTTGATACACTTGAATTCATTACTTCATCATTTCTAATGCCCTTAGGTATGCTTATCACACTTGTTTTTTTAGGCTGGGGCATTAAAAAGGCATATTTGAGGCATTGGACAGGTTATTTAAATAACACACTCTTTGAAATATGGCATAAGATTATTTGTATCATTGCCCCAAGCGTTATTCTCATCATCTTGCTCTCACAATATATAGATATTATCGGGTTTATTAATAGCATATTTGTATAA